The Ancylobacter sp. WKF20 genome contains a region encoding:
- the tuf gene encoding elongation factor Tu, translating into MAKEKFNRSKPHCNIGTIGHVDHGKTSLTAAITKVLAESGGATFTAYDQIDKAPEEKARGITISTAHVEYETANRHYAHVDCPGHADYVKNMITGAAQMDGAILVVSAADGPMPQTREHILLARQVGVPALVVFLNKCDMVDDEELLELVELEVRELLSKYDFPGDDIPIIRGSALVALENGDPKLGRDAVLKLMEAVDSYIPQPERPVDQPFLMPIEDVFSISGRGTVVTGRVERGIIKVGEEVEIVGIRPTIKTTVTGVEMFRKLLDQGQAGDNVGILVRGTKREDVERGQVVCKPGSVKPHTKFKAEAYILTKEEGGRHTPFFTNYRPQFYFRTTDVTGIVTLPEGTEMVMPGDNISVDVALIVPIAMEEKLRFAIREGGRTVGAGVVAAIIE; encoded by the coding sequence AAGACGTCGCTGACGGCGGCGATCACGAAGGTTCTTGCGGAGTCGGGCGGCGCGACGTTCACGGCGTATGACCAGATCGACAAGGCGCCGGAAGAGAAGGCGCGCGGCATCACGATCTCGACGGCTCACGTTGAGTACGAGACGGCGAACCGCCACTACGCGCACGTCGACTGCCCCGGCCACGCCGACTATGTGAAGAACATGATCACCGGCGCGGCGCAGATGGACGGCGCGATCCTGGTCGTGTCGGCGGCTGACGGCCCGATGCCGCAGACCCGCGAGCACATCCTTCTGGCCCGTCAGGTCGGCGTTCCCGCCCTGGTGGTGTTCCTGAACAAGTGCGACATGGTCGACGACGAGGAACTGCTTGAGCTCGTCGAGCTCGAGGTTCGCGAGCTTCTGTCGAAGTACGACTTCCCGGGCGACGACATCCCGATCATCCGTGGCTCGGCGCTGGTGGCGCTGGAGAATGGCGACCCGAAGCTCGGCCGCGACGCGGTTCTGAAGCTGATGGAAGCGGTCGACAGCTACATCCCGCAGCCGGAGCGTCCGGTTGACCAGCCGTTCCTGATGCCGATCGAAGACGTGTTCTCGATCTCGGGCCGCGGCACGGTTGTGACCGGTCGCGTCGAGCGCGGCATCATCAAGGTCGGCGAGGAAGTCGAGATCGTCGGCATCCGCCCGACCATCAAGACGACGGTGACCGGCGTCGAAATGTTCCGCAAGCTGCTCGACCAGGGCCAGGCGGGCGACAATGTCGGCATTCTGGTGCGCGGCACCAAGCGTGAGGACGTGGAGCGCGGCCAGGTCGTGTGCAAGCCGGGTTCGGTGAAGCCGCACACGAAGTTCAAGGCCGAGGCGTACATCCTGACGAAGGAAGAGGGCGGCCGCCACACGCCGTTCTTCACCAACTACCGTCCGCAGTTCTACTTCCGCACGACGGACGTGACGGGCATCGTGACGCTGCCGGAAGGCACGGAAATGGTGATGCCGGGCGACAACATCTCGGTTGACGTGGCGCTGATCGTTCCGATCGCGATGGAAGAGAAGCTGCGCTTCGCCATCCGCGAAGGCGGCCGCACCGTCGGCGCCGGCGTCGTCGCCGCCATCATCGAGTGA
- the secE gene encoding preprotein translocase subunit SecE produces MAKTNPVEFFQQVRAEARKVTWPTRRETLITTAMVFVMVVLASLFFLVADQVLSFVIAHILQIGR; encoded by the coding sequence ATGGCGAAGACGAATCCGGTCGAGTTCTTTCAGCAGGTGCGCGCGGAAGCCCGCAAGGTCACCTGGCCGACCCGTCGCGAGACGTTGATCACCACCGCCATGGTTTTCGTCATGGTCGTGCTGGCCTCGCTCTTCTTCCTGGTTGCCGACCAGGTCTTGAGCTTCGTCATCGCGCATATCCTGCAGATCGGTCGTTGA